In the genome of Treponema pedis, one region contains:
- a CDS encoding helix-turn-helix transcriptional regulator: MEKIYSSFLKHTNSHIIKGNNPYRNFETYFFSSEIGTGYTAIYSVDSYADICITDHIYYSDFKYAVPTDEGIYFQQYDSIDSERKYYAGRVYPGMQYLTVKQKPGTVCYVIKKKTPARVIGVQLKPEYYRSYLKKMFGIEEDEFSKKIAVLPKEIRIPEISLILNQIRTFAGSSASAKLFFKSKVDEITSLLLQKSDAALKSCHSITKADHEAIMMTIEYIHSNLSKKLSLKQLANMSYMSPSKFKYVFKAVTGLTLGSYMLNTRMEKACVMLCKTNMYVANIAQSLGYSNTGYFSARFKEYTGLLPNEYRCR, translated from the coding sequence ATGGAAAAAATATACAGCTCGTTTTTAAAACATACAAATTCTCATATTATAAAAGGTAACAACCCGTATCGGAATTTTGAAACATACTTTTTTTCTTCGGAAATAGGAACGGGTTATACTGCAATTTATTCGGTAGATTCTTATGCCGACATTTGTATTACCGACCATATTTATTACAGCGATTTTAAATATGCGGTACCGACGGATGAAGGGATTTATTTTCAACAATATGATTCAATAGATTCAGAGCGGAAGTATTATGCGGGCAGGGTATATCCCGGAATGCAATATCTTACAGTCAAACAAAAGCCGGGAACCGTTTGTTATGTTATTAAAAAAAAGACACCGGCACGGGTTATCGGAGTTCAATTAAAACCGGAGTATTACCGCAGTTATTTAAAAAAGATGTTCGGAATAGAGGAAGATGAGTTTAGTAAAAAGATTGCTGTTTTGCCTAAAGAAATTCGCATACCTGAAATTTCGCTTATATTGAATCAAATACGCACGTTTGCGGGAAGTTCTGCAAGTGCAAAACTCTTTTTTAAAAGCAAGGTTGATGAGATTACTTCATTGCTTTTGCAAAAAAGTGATGCCGCATTAAAGAGCTGTCATAGTATTACAAAAGCAGACCATGAAGCTATTATGATGACGATTGAATATATACACTCCAATTTAAGTAAAAAACTTTCGCTTAAACAGCTCGCAAATATGTCTTATATGAGTCCGTCGAAGTTCAAGTATGTTTTTAAAGCAGTTACCGGACTTACGCTCGGCAGCTATATGTTAAACACACGAATGGAAAAAGCCTGCGTTATGCTTTGTAAGACAAATATGTATGTTGCAAATATTGCACAAAGTTTAGGCTACTCCAATACCGGTTATTTTTCCGCACGCTTTAAAGAGTATACCGGACTGTTACCGAATGAGTACCGCTGTCGGTAA
- a CDS encoding N-6 DNA methylase, whose translation MTLKELLHTSGYTLSQFKQEKIAVFEKTIILKGEKQTPYINCIIRGKEIKLTPEEAVRQLYTQTLIEEYGYDKQNISFEYQVQMGRDSHKRADIIVFEKERPMQPYIVVEVKQPKEADGRKQMESYCKTLGASIGVITNGNTVEEFYVNRQNPKSKTSCLEKLSYLPKADMSLSDVLNIRYTLKNLIINDELKTTTLKKIILGFEDVVLANSGVDSFEEIFKLIFTKLYDEFLSGKDADTIAVLINDAGKHIEEIDDTKFRLLEFRNTGTELEVQKRLNELFKKAQTQWSGIFEDNAGFKLTPSELKLCVSYLQDVKLFNSNLEVIDDAFEYLVNKEQKGDKGQYFTPRYVIDMCVKMLNPKPEETMIDTAAGSCGFPMHTIFHVWKNLNPNVTNHLTTQTRTQEEKDYVRDKIFAIDFDLKSVRVARTLNLIAGDGHTNVLRLNTLDFRRWEETQNDKLWQRDYNEGFLRLGTLKTDTASYQKFMFDILMANPPFAGDIKDETILALFPYLSKNASGKIQGKVGRDILFIERNLDFLKPGGRMAIVLPQGRFNNSSDKYIREFIAEHCRILAVVGLHGNVFKPHTGTKTSVLFLQKWDDTVCPKKDDYNIFFATMQEPSKDNSGEKIYVKNEDGSFALDSHGHIYVKHDLFNHDGLTQDGIAEAFAEFAKKEGLSFF comes from the coding sequence ATGACTTTAAAAGAATTACTACATACAAGCGGCTATACACTTTCTCAATTTAAACAAGAAAAAATTGCTGTATTTGAAAAAACGATTATTTTAAAAGGGGAAAAACAAACTCCGTATATCAACTGCATTATACGCGGGAAAGAAATAAAGCTAACCCCCGAAGAGGCGGTACGCCAGCTGTATACTCAAACGCTCATTGAAGAATACGGTTATGATAAACAAAACATCAGTTTTGAATATCAAGTACAAATGGGGCGTGATTCGCATAAGCGGGCAGATATCATCGTGTTTGAAAAAGAGCGTCCTATGCAGCCGTACATTGTAGTGGAAGTCAAACAGCCGAAAGAAGCCGACGGGCGTAAGCAAATGGAATCATACTGCAAAACGCTGGGAGCCAGTATCGGAGTTATTACAAACGGAAACACGGTGGAAGAGTTTTATGTAAACCGGCAAAATCCCAAAAGCAAAACAAGCTGCCTTGAAAAATTAAGCTATCTTCCCAAAGCCGATATGAGTTTAAGCGATGTACTGAATATTAGGTATACGCTTAAAAATCTTATTATAAATGATGAATTGAAAACTACAACACTTAAAAAAATTATATTGGGATTTGAAGATGTAGTTCTTGCCAATTCCGGTGTAGACAGTTTTGAAGAAATTTTCAAACTTATTTTTACAAAACTATATGATGAATTTTTGTCGGGTAAGGACGCCGATACGATTGCCGTTTTAATCAATGATGCCGGCAAGCACATAGAAGAAATTGATGATACGAAATTCCGTCTTTTGGAGTTTAGAAATACCGGCACGGAATTGGAAGTACAAAAAAGATTAAACGAATTATTTAAAAAAGCGCAAACACAATGGAGCGGTATTTTTGAAGACAATGCAGGGTTTAAATTGACCCCTTCGGAATTAAAACTGTGCGTTTCTTATTTACAGGATGTAAAATTATTCAATTCAAATTTGGAAGTGATAGACGACGCGTTTGAATATTTAGTGAACAAAGAGCAAAAAGGAGATAAGGGACAATATTTTACACCGCGCTATGTTATTGATATGTGTGTAAAAATGCTGAATCCGAAACCGGAAGAAACAATGATTGATACCGCTGCAGGAAGCTGCGGTTTTCCGATGCATACGATTTTTCATGTATGGAAAAACCTCAATCCGAATGTTACCAATCATCTTACCACACAAACAAGAACGCAAGAAGAAAAAGATTATGTACGCGATAAAATTTTTGCAATTGATTTCGATCTTAAAAGCGTCCGTGTTGCCCGTACGCTTAATTTAATCGCAGGCGACGGGCATACTAATGTACTTCGTCTTAATACGCTCGACTTTCGCCGATGGGAAGAAACGCAAAACGATAAATTGTGGCAGCGCGATTATAACGAAGGGTTTTTAAGACTCGGCACATTAAAAACCGATACTGCAAGTTATCAAAAATTTATGTTTGATATTTTAATGGCAAATCCGCCCTTTGCAGGAGATATAAAAGATGAAACCATCCTTGCTCTATTTCCGTATCTAAGCAAAAACGCTTCGGGGAAAATACAAGGTAAGGTCGGTCGCGATATTTTATTTATTGAACGCAATCTTGATTTTTTAAAACCGGGCGGCAGAATGGCGATTGTTTTACCGCAAGGCAGGTTCAATAATTCAAGTGATAAATACATACGCGAGTTTATTGCCGAGCATTGCCGTATTTTAGCAGTCGTAGGTCTACACGGTAATGTTTTTAAACCGCATACCGGTACAAAAACAAGCGTATTGTTTTTGCAAAAATGGGACGATACAGTATGTCCGAAAAAAGACGATTACAATATCTTTTTCGCCACAATGCAGGAACCGAGTAAAGATAATTCGGGTGAAAAAATATATGTTAAAAATGAAGACGGAAGTTTTGCACTTGACAGTCACGGCCATATATATGTAAAGCATGATCTTTTTAATCACGACGGACTTACTCAAGACGGTATAGCGGAAGCTTTTGCCGAGTTTGCAAAAAAAGAGGGTTTAAGTTTTTTCTAA
- a CDS encoding restriction endonuclease subunit S produces the protein MVRLSEVINENDTFRFDSEYFKKNYLENEKKILRFEKNIGDLCSQNIRNIKTLNLKKDFNYLQISDVDILNGLSYSTSKVNFQEIPDRATYILMNNDVCISTVRPNRNAVALIYKPKRLVGTSGFAVLRVNKKKILPEFLYIFCKTIFFITKMLRNNTASLYPAVLNSDVLNCRIPILPIAFQQKVATLVKSAHTNLETAKQKYSEAENLLLETLQLKDFHIANKPVNIKSIKESFLKTGRLDAEFYQHKYEQYWNLIKSHSYVFIRDEYTHITEKPEWKNQLYQYIEIGDININDGSYQSHWIEYKELPANAKIQVKQGDVLISTVRPYRGAITIVRSDDKDLIVSGAFTVLRKKTHSGFNTEVLKVLLRSELYKDWLLQFNVGTSYPVIKDEDILNLPIPVISKEYQTKIAEYIQKAQILREEAKSLLENAKLKVEKEISANSFYITPPPPRKNDRGNRLLLSVGGVDIIRSRIQFTVCPFECNGENTEKFFFENRAA, from the coding sequence GTGGTAAGGTTAAGTGAAGTAATAAATGAAAATGACACATTTAGATTTGATAGCGAATATTTTAAGAAAAACTATTTAGAAAATGAGAAAAAAATTTTAAGGTTTGAAAAAAATATCGGAGATTTATGTAGTCAAAATATTAGAAATATTAAAACTTTAAATTTAAAAAAAGATTTTAATTATCTCCAAATCAGTGATGTGGATATTCTTAATGGCTTATCATATTCTACTTCTAAAGTGAACTTTCAAGAAATTCCGGACAGAGCTACCTATATATTAATGAATAATGATGTTTGTATTTCTACGGTTAGACCGAATAGAAATGCAGTTGCCTTAATATACAAACCAAAACGTCTTGTTGGAACAAGCGGTTTTGCAGTATTAAGAGTAAATAAAAAGAAAATATTGCCTGAATTTCTATATATTTTTTGTAAAACAATTTTTTTTATAACAAAAATGTTAAGAAATAATACGGCCTCTTTATATCCTGCCGTATTAAATTCCGATGTTTTGAATTGTAGAATTCCTATTTTACCGATAGCTTTTCAACAAAAAGTCGCAACATTGGTAAAATCGGCTCATACTAATCTTGAAACGGCAAAGCAAAAATATTCCGAAGCGGAAAATTTACTTTTAGAAACTTTACAATTAAAAGATTTCCACATTGCAAATAAACCGGTAAACATTAAGAGCATAAAAGAAAGTTTTCTTAAAACCGGCAGACTGGATGCGGAATTTTACCAACATAAGTATGAACAATATTGGAATTTAATCAAATCGCATTCTTACGTATTTATTCGCGATGAATACACACATATTACGGAAAAACCTGAATGGAAAAATCAACTTTATCAATATATCGAAATCGGAGATATAAACATAAATGACGGTTCATATCAATCTCATTGGATTGAATACAAAGAATTACCGGCAAATGCAAAAATTCAAGTAAAGCAAGGTGATGTGCTAATTTCAACAGTCCGCCCCTACCGCGGAGCAATAACGATTGTCCGCAGTGATGATAAAGATTTAATAGTAAGCGGTGCATTTACTGTGTTAAGGAAAAAAACTCACTCCGGTTTTAATACCGAAGTGTTAAAAGTATTGCTCCGTTCCGAGTTATATAAAGATTGGTTGTTGCAATTTAATGTAGGAACAAGTTATCCGGTAATTAAAGATGAAGATATTTTGAATTTGCCCATACCGGTAATTTCAAAAGAGTATCAAACCAAAATCGCCGAGTATATACAAAAAGCACAGATACTACGCGAAGAGGCAAAATCATTACTTGAAAATGCAAAATTGAAGGTAGAAAAAGAGATTTCTGCAAATTCATTCTATATTACCCCCCCCCCCCCCCGAAAAAATGATAGAGGAAATCGCTTACTATTATCGGTTGGCGGAGTGGATATTATACGAAGCCGTATTCAATTTACGGTTTGCCCATTTGAGTGTAACGGAGAAAACACTGAAAAATTCTTTTTTGAAAACAGGGCGGCTTGA
- a CDS encoding restriction endonuclease subunit S, which yields MNKLKRHNFCLLKDIVTIKKSIEPGSDSYDTEGLPFIRVADYDKNGISKPAKYLSEKFYNENQTLLKNLMPKKNTILFSKDGSIGIAYLLTEDLYGITSGAILHLDIKNKKEILPEYITLVLNSAAVKMQAERDTGGSIIQHWQLTAIENIIIPVVPIAIQREIAELINMSFTLKAESKALLEKAKKLVEDEIEK from the coding sequence TTGAATAAACTTAAACGGCATAATTTTTGTTTGTTAAAAGACATTGTAACTATAAAAAAATCGATCGAACCGGGTTCCGATTCTTACGATACGGAAGGTCTTCCTTTTATACGTGTTGCCGATTATGATAAAAATGGTATATCAAAACCCGCTAAATATTTATCTGAAAAATTTTATAATGAAAATCAAACCTTATTAAAAAATTTAATGCCTAAAAAAAATACGATACTTTTTTCTAAAGACGGCAGTATCGGTATTGCTTATTTACTAACCGAGGATTTATACGGTATAACAAGCGGCGCTATTTTGCATTTGGACATTAAAAACAAAAAAGAAATTCTACCGGAATATATAACCTTAGTATTAAATTCGGCTGCCGTAAAAATGCAAGCGGAAAGAGATACGGGAGGTTCTATTATTCAACACTGGCAGCTGACTGCTATTGAAAACATTATTATTCCTGTTGTACCTATTGCAATTCAACGAGAAATCGCAGAACTTATAAATATGAGCTTTACATTAAAAGCTGAAAGTAAGGCATTGCTTGAAAAAGCTAAAAAGCTGGTAGAAGATGAAATAGAAAAATGA